In Crinalium epipsammum PCC 9333, the following are encoded in one genomic region:
- a CDS encoding DUF6753 family protein: protein MTGKSEELDEFSEQLIDYALENQSDEFKSKVLAIAYKAKVQPDDPLFLVLLATGQLELMLKRAPNSIELKFNNSLIALQDKLAAYEKAAVMSQTAAISQAVTSLVHKSAVVQREVQSSQPLEEFYDVAEKPSRRGFDLGSLLKAVPSGLFFLCAVGIGYLLGLTVPTYLQGGYAGTVKLTQKQFEALKWAESKDGQYAKDFMKWNASLLEGNPGNRDCEQEAKRMGVTLEIQGRKASNGFCVLWTQPSKNRKFVQAKTK, encoded by the coding sequence ATGACAGGGAAATCTGAAGAATTGGATGAGTTTTCTGAGCAACTGATCGACTATGCCTTAGAGAATCAGTCAGACGAGTTTAAATCAAAAGTTTTAGCGATCGCATACAAAGCTAAAGTTCAACCAGACGATCCGTTGTTCTTAGTCTTATTGGCTACCGGACAACTGGAATTGATGTTGAAACGCGCTCCTAATTCAATTGAACTAAAATTTAATAATAGTTTGATTGCACTACAAGATAAATTAGCTGCTTACGAAAAGGCTGCTGTTATGTCACAAACGGCTGCTATATCACAAGCTGTGACTTCTTTAGTGCATAAATCAGCAGTCGTACAGCGAGAGGTTCAGTCCTCACAACCACTTGAGGAATTTTATGATGTTGCTGAAAAGCCTAGCCGTCGTGGATTTGATTTAGGTAGCTTACTCAAAGCTGTTCCCAGTGGCTTATTCTTTTTGTGCGCTGTAGGTATAGGTTATCTACTGGGTTTAACTGTTCCCACGTACCTTCAAGGTGGGTACGCTGGAACAGTTAAACTAACTCAGAAACAGTTTGAGGCATTAAAGTGGGCTGAGAGTAAGGATGGACAATATGCCAAAGATTTTATGAAGTGGAACGCCTCTCTTCTTGAAGGCAACCCTGGAAATCGTGATTGCGAGCAAGAAGCTAAACGTATGGGCGTTACCCTTGAGATTCAAGGCAGGAAGGCATCTAATGGTTTCTGTGTACTTTGGACGCAGCCATCTAAAAATCGTAAATTTGTTCAAGCAAAGACTAAATAA
- a CDS encoding ParA family protein: MAQAKVIALFNQAGGVGKTTITLNLGYQLSRRGNKVMLIDIDPQASLTLFMGVDSHTLEKTLFDAIVNEEPLSIHTNIHGMDIAPTNINLSAAELQLVNMDFREIRLKDAIAPIKDSYDFILIDCPPSLGLLSYISLIAATHVLVPIETHYKAFEGTNLLLQTVARVKKKGNRSLQIAGFVPSRYAATNSQDQRTLKAIQEQFSAVSSVFDPVPRLTAFADASEKQVPLAVYDPKSSAVKILDQLAAKMEELN; the protein is encoded by the coding sequence ATGGCTCAAGCGAAAGTCATCGCATTATTTAATCAAGCGGGCGGCGTGGGTAAAACTACTATTACGCTCAACCTGGGATACCAGCTTTCTAGAAGAGGCAACAAAGTAATGCTGATAGATATAGACCCTCAAGCATCTCTAACGCTGTTTATGGGGGTTGACTCGCATACTTTGGAAAAAACCCTCTTTGATGCCATTGTCAATGAGGAGCCACTATCTATTCATACAAATATTCATGGTATGGATATTGCCCCAACAAACATTAACTTGAGTGCTGCTGAACTTCAATTAGTTAATATGGACTTTCGGGAAATTCGCCTAAAAGATGCGATCGCGCCCATAAAAGACAGCTATGACTTTATCCTGATTGATTGTCCGCCGAGCTTAGGTCTATTAAGCTATATCAGTCTCATAGCTGCCACTCATGTCTTAGTCCCTATCGAAACTCACTACAAAGCTTTTGAAGGAACCAATCTTCTACTTCAAACTGTTGCCAGGGTCAAAAAGAAGGGCAACCGTTCCTTGCAAATAGCCGGATTTGTTCCATCTCGATACGCGGCTACTAATTCTCAAGATCAGCGTACTCTTAAAGCAATTCAAGAACAATTTTCTGCGGTTAGTAGTGTTTTCGATCCTGTCCCACGCTTAACAGCTTTTGCCGATGCTTCAGAAAAACAAGTACCACTAGCTGTTTATGATCCCAAAAGTTCGGCGGTAAAAATATTAGATCAATTAGCGGCAAAAATGGAGGAACTAAATTAA
- a CDS encoding ParB/RepB/Spo0J family partition protein gives MVNKSEQPYKAKANLSVLFGDDEDTPKNFIPLEAISLPAKQPRRYFDDRSMQSLVDSIKINGVLQPILVRPIGEDRYELVAGERRYRGAKTVGLKEIPVVIRELTEEQAFKIALVENLQREDLNPIEETEATLELLAIQLSSSTDAVTKLLYSMKNDVARKKDNVILQPEAETIVKAFDELSSMGWESFATNRLPLLKLPEEILEALRQGKIEYTKARAIAQIKDPEARVELLELAIAEGLSLKEIKKRVAEIKKATESETDPDAENEDEETDENGEKPDKKDKPESLKSEMNKVYNALKKSKVWKDKNKQDQLQKILDDMESLLNEE, from the coding sequence ATGGTAAACAAAAGCGAACAACCTTATAAAGCCAAAGCAAATTTAAGCGTTTTATTTGGGGATGACGAAGATACTCCCAAGAACTTTATTCCGCTTGAAGCCATATCCTTGCCCGCTAAACAGCCGCGAAGATATTTTGACGATCGCTCAATGCAGTCATTAGTTGACTCAATAAAGATTAACGGAGTTCTCCAACCAATTTTAGTCCGTCCTATAGGAGAAGATAGGTACGAATTAGTAGCTGGGGAAAGACGTTATCGAGGAGCAAAAACAGTTGGATTAAAAGAAATTCCAGTTGTTATTCGCGAATTAACAGAGGAGCAAGCTTTCAAAATAGCTTTAGTTGAAAATTTACAACGAGAAGATCTTAATCCCATCGAAGAAACTGAAGCAACTTTAGAACTATTAGCTATACAATTATCATCTTCTACTGATGCAGTAACCAAGCTGCTTTACAGCATGAAAAATGATGTTGCCAGAAAGAAGGATAACGTTATCCTTCAACCAGAGGCAGAAACAATCGTTAAGGCGTTCGATGAATTAAGCAGTATGGGATGGGAGTCATTTGCTACTAACAGACTACCACTGCTTAAACTACCTGAAGAAATACTAGAAGCTCTGCGACAAGGGAAAATTGAATACACAAAAGCCAGAGCGATCGCACAAATCAAAGATCCTGAAGCTCGCGTTGAATTACTAGAACTTGCGATCGCTGAAGGATTATCCCTCAAAGAAATTAAAAAAAGAGTCGCTGAAATTAAAAAAGCCACGGAATCTGAAACTGATCCAGATGCCGAAAATGAGGATGAAGAGACAGATGAGAATGGAGAAAAACCTGATAAAAAAGACAAACCTGAAAGTCTCAAAAGCGAGATGAACAAGGTCTATAATGCTCTTAAAAAATCTAAAGTCTGGAAGGATAAAAACAAACAAGATCAGCTTCAAAAAATTTTAGATGATATGGAATCTTTACTCAACGAAGAATAA